One Chryseobacterium wanjuense genomic region harbors:
- a CDS encoding PLP-dependent cysteine synthase family protein, which produces MSNVYDNILGLIGNTPMVKLNTVTKDIPATVYAKLESYNPGHSTKDRIALHIIENAEKKGLLNKDSVVVETTSGNTGFSLAMVCIIKGYKCILAVSDKTKPEKIAYLKALGATVYVCPANVPADDPRSYYEVAKRIASETPNSVYINQYFNELNIDAHYQTTGPEIWEQTEGKITHLFACTGTGGTLSGSAKFLKEKNPDIKIIGVDADGSILKSYHETGEIHKEDVHPYQIEGMGKNLIPSALLFDKVDEFVRVNDEMSAYRTREVALKEAIMGGYTTGAVTQALLQYAQSHEFSENDMVVLIYPDHGSRYITKVYSDKWMAEQGFVNNCVHNYDEVFKTEIIK; this is translated from the coding sequence ATGAGTAATGTTTACGATAATATACTTGGCCTAATAGGAAATACTCCTATGGTGAAGCTTAATACTGTGACGAAAGATATTCCTGCAACTGTTTATGCCAAGTTAGAATCATATAATCCTGGACATTCCACTAAAGATAGAATCGCACTTCATATTATAGAAAACGCTGAGAAAAAAGGTTTATTAAACAAAGATTCTGTAGTTGTAGAAACTACTTCAGGAAATACAGGTTTCTCTCTTGCCATGGTTTGCATTATCAAAGGATACAAATGCATTCTGGCTGTAAGTGATAAAACAAAACCTGAAAAAATCGCTTATTTAAAAGCTCTTGGCGCTACTGTTTATGTATGCCCTGCGAACGTACCTGCGGATGATCCCAGATCATATTATGAAGTTGCCAAAAGAATAGCTTCAGAAACGCCTAATTCGGTTTACATTAATCAATATTTTAATGAACTAAATATTGATGCACATTATCAAACCACTGGTCCTGAAATCTGGGAACAGACTGAAGGGAAGATAACGCATCTTTTTGCATGTACGGGAACAGGCGGAACTTTATCCGGTTCTGCAAAATTTTTGAAAGAAAAAAATCCTGATATCAAAATCATTGGTGTAGATGCAGATGGCTCTATTTTGAAAAGCTATCACGAAACAGGAGAAATTCATAAAGAAGACGTTCACCCTTACCAGATCGAAGGTATGGGTAAAAACCTGATCCCTTCTGCCCTTCTTTTCGATAAAGTGGATGAGTTTGTAAGAGTAAATGATGAAATGTCTGCTTACAGAACCCGCGAAGTTGCATTGAAGGAAGCCATCATGGGAGGTTATACAACCGGAGCGGTAACTCAGGCATTGCTGCAATATGCACAATCTCATGAGTTTTCGGAAAATGATATGGTTGTTCTTATCTATCCGGACCACGGCTCGAGATATATTACCAAAGTATACAGCGACAAATGGATGGCAGAACAGGGCTTTGTAAATAATTGTGTTCACAACTACGATGAAGTCTTCAAAACAGAGATTATTAAATAA
- a CDS encoding glycosyltransferase family 117 protein yields MKNWTFRQWNTVLGWVVFVIAFFTYLSTIEPNFSFWDCGEYISSAVKLEVTHAPGAALFQIVGAVAAIFALGKGENYSIVINAMSALFSAFTILFLFWTITHFVRRLLNKDFDEITKHQEISILFAGVVGALCFTFSDTFWFSAVEGEVYSMASMFIALLVWLITKWENEYAAPDNERWIVLIFFILGLSVGVHMMCMLAIPAVCLVYYARNYQFTWKNFIWANVITLVILAIVFKGIFPLIMTLFGKLEIFFVNGLGLPFHSGTIVAFILMVAICYFLISYARKMKKNVYQTVALSVVFMMIGFSCWMVIPIRANANPPMNLNDPDNAIGMLDYYNREQYGDWPTIYGQNYTAFLDANGIEKNEDGSFKTTKTGEIYEKDEKTGTYRKTGDRFNYVFNKAHVGFMPRMFNEDKDVMANYISMYGAPDFSFNYGNEDVADSPEAKQLFEELRQKYQDGSITAADYLKVKPYNLINVQKPSLSQNLDYFFTFQNGYYFVRYLMWNFVGRQNDLEGNMESTRGNWISGISFIDDALWGNQEKMPAKFKNESTVKFFFLPLLLGLIGFFFQLNKDFGRFYALLSLFVLTSLGIIFYTGVKPFEPRERDYAMVGSFYAFAIWIGLGAGAILWFLQSKIKSNAANIVAGVILLGVPFMMGFQNYNVHNRHDRYTSYDYGYSVLKSLPKNDILFVYGDNDTYPVWAIQETERFRDDVKVVNFTLASTPWNIDQIKRRTYNAAPVPGVLTHDDYRDGTNDQIYMMKKDDWEGLFSMLKEQGAPETEFAEFRKYLTQDSMTLKEAVNFLKYKSPAKDELLKMYFGEEKYEKYNILPVTKFILPVNKANALQAGIINQADLPNTVNQIMINYKGNTLYKNNLIMLDILANFDWKRPINFSSGGIYDSENVFYLDEYLQFDGFSYRLIPIHTPQTPDGELGRVDANSLYNVVKNFRWGNFKNLNTHFDETATSNIMSYRSSASRAAAALATMGQKGKAIELLDLASKEIPAEKYNDPRSLSSMVYGYIVSGQEKKGLQLAEVLKKGIFEEYDYYMSLSKADQSYLRKQIRTKPMEYSLVVSAVTDAYTRIGQKEKAYDYLVRSIEPIDKKFNTFVEGLKEMGKEKAMSESEEVQKITPFYQYLFDVMEPFDSTYSKEKESQITNAIIKATQ; encoded by the coding sequence ATGAAAAATTGGACTTTTAGGCAATGGAACACCGTTCTCGGATGGGTAGTTTTCGTCATTGCATTTTTCACGTACTTGTCCACCATAGAACCCAATTTCAGTTTTTGGGATTGTGGCGAGTATATTTCTTCTGCTGTAAAACTTGAAGTAACGCACGCTCCCGGAGCTGCTTTATTCCAGATTGTGGGTGCTGTGGCAGCCATTTTTGCTTTAGGGAAAGGTGAAAATTATTCTATCGTGATCAATGCGATGTCTGCATTGTTCAGTGCATTTACGATTTTGTTCCTATTCTGGACGATTACTCATTTCGTAAGAAGACTTTTAAACAAAGATTTTGATGAAATTACAAAACATCAGGAGATTTCTATTCTTTTCGCAGGAGTGGTGGGAGCTTTATGCTTTACATTTTCAGATACATTCTGGTTTTCTGCGGTGGAAGGTGAAGTGTATTCGATGGCGTCTATGTTCATCGCGCTTTTAGTTTGGTTGATCACAAAATGGGAAAACGAGTATGCCGCACCGGATAATGAAAGATGGATTGTGCTTATTTTCTTTATTTTAGGACTTTCTGTCGGGGTTCACATGATGTGTATGCTGGCGATTCCTGCGGTTTGTCTTGTGTATTATGCAAGAAACTACCAATTCACCTGGAAGAATTTTATTTGGGCTAATGTGATCACACTGGTGATTTTAGCTATAGTATTTAAAGGAATTTTCCCGTTGATCATGACACTGTTCGGGAAACTTGAAATTTTCTTCGTAAACGGATTAGGCTTGCCTTTCCACTCAGGAACGATTGTGGCGTTTATTTTAATGGTTGCGATCTGCTACTTCCTGATTTCTTATGCAAGAAAAATGAAGAAAAATGTGTATCAGACGGTTGCTTTATCAGTAGTTTTCATGATGATCGGTTTTTCTTGCTGGATGGTAATTCCTATCAGAGCGAATGCCAATCCTCCGATGAACCTTAATGATCCGGACAACGCTATCGGAATGCTGGATTATTATAACAGAGAACAATACGGTGACTGGCCGACAATTTACGGTCAAAACTATACAGCTTTCTTAGATGCCAACGGAATTGAGAAGAATGAAGACGGAAGTTTTAAAACAACAAAGACGGGAGAAATCTACGAAAAAGACGAAAAAACAGGAACTTACAGAAAAACAGGTGACAGATTCAACTATGTTTTCAATAAGGCTCACGTAGGTTTTATGCCGAGAATGTTTAATGAGGATAAAGATGTAATGGCCAATTACATTTCAATGTACGGAGCACCGGATTTTTCATTCAATTATGGAAATGAAGATGTTGCAGACAGCCCTGAAGCGAAACAGCTTTTTGAAGAATTAAGACAAAAATATCAGGACGGATCGATCACGGCTGCAGATTATTTAAAGGTAAAACCTTATAATTTAATTAATGTTCAGAAACCTTCTTTATCTCAGAATTTAGATTACTTTTTCACGTTCCAGAACGGATATTATTTTGTAAGATACCTGATGTGGAACTTCGTAGGACGCCAGAACGACCTTGAAGGAAACATGGAAAGCACGAGAGGAAACTGGATTTCCGGAATTTCTTTCATCGACGATGCTTTATGGGGAAATCAGGAAAAAATGCCTGCTAAATTTAAAAATGAAAGTACGGTAAAATTCTTCTTTTTACCTTTATTATTAGGGTTAATAGGATTCTTTTTCCAATTAAATAAAGACTTTGGAAGATTCTACGCTTTGTTATCTTTATTTGTGTTAACAAGTCTTGGAATCATCTTCTATACAGGAGTAAAACCTTTCGAACCTAGAGAAAGAGATTATGCAATGGTGGGTTCGTTCTACGCATTTGCGATCTGGATCGGATTGGGAGCGGGAGCCATTCTTTGGTTTTTACAGTCTAAAATAAAATCGAATGCTGCGAATATTGTTGCAGGGGTAATTTTGTTGGGAGTTCCTTTCATGATGGGCTTCCAGAATTATAATGTACACAACAGACACGACAGATATACTTCTTACGACTATGGTTATTCAGTATTAAAATCTTTGCCGAAAAACGATATTCTTTTTGTGTATGGTGATAATGATACGTATCCGGTTTGGGCGATTCAGGAAACTGAAAGATTCAGGGATGATGTGAAAGTGGTGAACTTCACTTTGGCTTCCACTCCTTGGAACATCGACCAGATCAAGAGAAGAACTTACAATGCAGCACCGGTTCCGGGAGTATTGACTCACGATGACTACAGAGATGGGACAAATGACCAGATCTATATGATGAAAAAAGATGATTGGGAGGGTCTTTTCTCAATGCTTAAAGAGCAGGGCGCTCCGGAAACGGAATTTGCAGAATTCAGAAAATATCTTACCCAGGATTCAATGACATTGAAGGAAGCTGTAAATTTCCTTAAATATAAATCTCCTGCAAAAGATGAGCTTCTTAAAATGTATTTTGGAGAAGAGAAATATGAAAAATATAATATCTTACCTGTAACCAAATTTATTTTACCTGTCAACAAAGCCAATGCTTTACAGGCCGGAATCATCAATCAGGCAGATCTTCCGAATACGGTGAACCAGATCATGATCAATTATAAAGGAAATACACTTTACAAAAATAATCTGATCATGCTTGATATCCTTGCCAACTTCGATTGGAAGCGACCGATTAACTTCTCTTCAGGAGGGATCTACGACAGCGAAAATGTTTTCTATCTGGATGAATATCTTCAGTTTGACGGATTCAGTTACAGATTAATTCCGATTCACACACCGCAGACTCCGGATGGAGAATTGGGAAGAGTAGACGCCAATTCTTTATATAATGTTGTGAAAAACTTCAGATGGGGTAATTTCAAAAACCTGAATACTCACTTTGATGAAACCGCAACTTCAAACATCATGAGCTACAGAAGTTCTGCAAGCAGAGCAGCAGCAGCTTTAGCAACGATGGGACAAAAAGGAAAAGCAATCGAATTATTAGATTTAGCTTCAAAAGAAATTCCTGCTGAAAAATACAACGATCCTCGTTCATTAAGTTCAATGGTTTACGGATATATCGTTTCCGGACAGGAGAAAAAAGGATTGCAGCTGGCAGAAGTTCTGAAGAAAGGAATCTTTGAAGAATATGATTATTACATGAGTCTTAGCAAGGCAGACCAAAGCTATCTGAGAAAACAGATCAGAACAAAACCAATGGAATATTCCCTTGTAGTTTCTGCTGTTACGGATGCTTATACGAGAATCGGACAAAAAGAAAAAGCTTACGATTACCTTGTGAGATCCATTGAGCCGATTGATAAGAAATTCAATACTTTCGTTGAAGGTCTTAAAGAAATGGGCAAGGAAAAAGCGATGAGCGAATCTGAAGAAGTTCAAAAGATCACACCGTTCTATCAATATTTATTTGATGTAATGGAACCTTTTGACTCCACTTATTCGAAAGAAAAGGAAAGTCAGATCACCAATGCGATTATCAAGGCAACGCAATAA
- a CDS encoding DUF1697 domain-containing protein, with amino-acid sequence MKYCAFLRGVNVKGTNMKMAEVCQVFKDAGMEDVVSILASGNIVFSSGKKEDELKKILEKSMSEHFSYEAYLFVKSQKETENFWNGNPFEKNENLHSYAFVGNDGIENILMQEFQNASKTEDEDAKIVNNIFYWQVPKGNTLDSTFGKILGRKSLKDQFTSRNINTFEKIIKKM; translated from the coding sequence ATGAAATACTGTGCATTTCTCCGCGGCGTCAACGTAAAAGGAACCAATATGAAAATGGCGGAAGTCTGTCAGGTCTTCAAAGATGCCGGAATGGAGGATGTGGTGTCTATTTTGGCTTCCGGAAATATTGTTTTTTCTTCCGGTAAAAAAGAGGATGAATTAAAGAAAATCCTTGAAAAATCAATGTCTGAGCATTTCTCTTATGAAGCCTATTTATTTGTAAAGTCACAGAAAGAAACAGAAAATTTCTGGAACGGAAATCCATTTGAGAAAAATGAAAATTTACATTCTTATGCTTTCGTTGGAAATGACGGAATTGAAAATATTTTAATGCAGGAATTCCAAAATGCTTCTAAAACAGAAGATGAAGATGCCAAAATAGTGAATAATATTTTCTACTGGCAGGTTCCAAAAGGCAATACGCTGGATTCAACTTTCGGAAAAATTTTAGGCAGGAAAAGCCTTAAAGATCAGTTTACAAGCAGAAATATTAATACTTTTGAGAAAATAATTAAAAAAATGTAA
- the kdsA gene encoding 3-deoxy-8-phosphooctulonate synthase translates to MIQYLDNIHHKDSKNFFLIAGPCIIEGEDMALRIAEKVVELTDKYNIPYIFKGSFKKANRSRVDSFTTIGEEKSLEILKKVGETFNIPTTTDIHENEHAALAAQYVDVLQIPAFLVRQTDLLVAAAKTGKCVTLKKGQFLSPESMKFAVQKITDSDNQKVAIIERGNSFGYTDLIVDYRGIPTMREYAPVILDVTHSLQQPNQSSGVTGGRPDLIETVAKAGIAVGADGIFIETHPTPETALSDGANMLRLDLLEDLLQKLTRIREAIL, encoded by the coding sequence ATGATTCAGTATTTAGATAATATCCATCACAAAGATTCAAAAAACTTTTTCCTGATTGCCGGACCTTGTATTATTGAAGGGGAAGATATGGCATTGAGAATTGCTGAAAAAGTAGTAGAACTAACAGATAAATACAATATTCCATATATTTTCAAAGGAAGTTTCAAGAAGGCCAACAGAAGCAGAGTAGATTCATTTACGACGATTGGTGAAGAAAAATCTTTGGAAATCCTGAAAAAAGTTGGAGAAACCTTCAACATTCCGACAACAACCGATATTCATGAAAATGAGCATGCGGCTTTGGCGGCTCAATATGTTGATGTTCTGCAGATTCCTGCATTTTTGGTGCGTCAGACTGACCTTTTGGTGGCTGCAGCGAAAACAGGAAAATGTGTAACCTTGAAAAAAGGACAATTTCTTTCTCCGGAATCCATGAAATTTGCGGTTCAGAAAATAACAGATTCTGATAATCAGAAGGTTGCGATTATCGAACGAGGAAATTCTTTCGGATATACCGATCTTATTGTCGATTATAGAGGAATTCCTACCATGAGAGAGTATGCTCCTGTAATTCTGGATGTTACACACTCTTTACAACAGCCGAATCAAAGCTCGGGAGTTACGGGTGGAAGACCGGATTTAATCGAAACTGTTGCCAAGGCAGGAATTGCAGTAGGAGCCGACGGTATTTTCATCGAAACGCATCCGACTCCGGAAACAGCTTTATCAGATGGTGCTAATATGTTAAGATTAGATTTACTGGAAGATTTGTTACAAAAACTGACAAGAATTCGCGAAGCTATTTTATAA
- a CDS encoding TonB-dependent receptor plug domain-containing protein yields the protein MKKLVLPLSLMVPMLVFSQARKKKDTTAKVNTIEEVVFQKKTTGKTNDITTVKISAKDAQNVASISGGIEGIIKTLPSVNSNTELSSQYMVRGGNYDENLIYINDIEIYRPFLIRNSQQEGLSIINPDMVSTVNFSAGGFEPRYGDKMSSALNIYYREPEKFEVDGEASLIGGRLTTGFGAGKDSDGDKKFTALFSGRYRNTNLVLNTLKEDTDFNPKYMDFQTYLNYHFSPKFSMSFIGYYSKNDYEMIPKERSVDFGSLNQPLNLTVNYAGREDDKYKNMMGTYSMNFKPSEKWRFTLDAFAYQNREREYYSIASAYILQTFDPITGAPVTSYDTGGQIEHARNDLFVRTYGAQFRTRFSPNVNTDIELGFKYEKENLKDLTNEWKLVDSAGYSLPHAEFVDPRNPGDLELMYNISGQNHIQPTRMSAYAQYSQKFFWGSSKVFVNAGARVAHWSFNNETIFSPRAQFAFKPDWDTDMLFRLSGGVYYQAPFYKEIKDLDGNFNSDIKSQRSIQAILANDYEFYFDDRPFKLTTELYYKKMNNLIPYYMDNVRIRYSGKNNASGYAYGIDTRLFGEFVPGVDSWLSASYARVFENIDGKGDIPRPTDQRFRFAMFYQDYMPRFPQMRVNLTLVYAMGLPTGAPVLTDPYQYQKTLPSYKRVDLGLSYAFIDPKEKKGGYGFWGNFDELTLGVQVFNAFNIRNTVSNQWITDSNTNLMYPVPVRLTGRFFNVKLEFKIK from the coding sequence TTGAAAAAACTAGTTTTACCACTAAGCCTTATGGTTCCCATGTTAGTATTCTCTCAGGCAAGGAAGAAGAAGGATACTACAGCTAAAGTCAATACTATCGAGGAAGTCGTTTTCCAGAAAAAGACAACAGGAAAAACGAATGATATCACCACAGTGAAAATTTCAGCAAAAGACGCTCAGAATGTGGCAAGTATCTCCGGCGGGATTGAAGGAATCATCAAAACGCTGCCTTCTGTAAACTCCAATACAGAGCTTTCTTCACAATATATGGTTCGTGGTGGAAACTATGACGAAAACCTTATCTATATTAATGATATTGAAATTTACAGGCCTTTCCTGATCCGAAATTCTCAGCAGGAAGGTTTAAGTATCATCAATCCGGATATGGTTTCTACAGTGAATTTCTCAGCAGGAGGTTTTGAACCGCGATATGGTGATAAAATGTCTTCTGCTTTAAATATCTATTATCGTGAGCCCGAAAAATTTGAAGTTGACGGGGAAGCGAGCTTGATCGGGGGAAGATTAACAACCGGTTTTGGAGCAGGAAAAGATAGTGATGGTGACAAAAAGTTTACCGCTCTATTTTCAGGAAGATATAGAAATACGAATTTGGTTCTTAATACCTTAAAAGAGGATACGGATTTTAATCCAAAATATATGGATTTCCAGACGTATCTGAATTACCACTTCAGTCCTAAGTTCTCCATGTCATTCATCGGATATTACTCTAAGAATGATTATGAAATGATTCCTAAAGAAAGAAGTGTAGATTTTGGTTCTCTTAATCAGCCTTTGAACCTTACCGTTAATTACGCCGGCCGTGAAGACGATAAGTACAAAAATATGATGGGAACTTATTCCATGAATTTTAAACCATCTGAAAAATGGAGGTTTACTTTGGATGCTTTTGCGTATCAGAATCGTGAAAGAGAATATTATTCCATAGCTTCGGCTTATATTTTACAGACTTTTGATCCGATTACAGGAGCGCCTGTTACTTCGTATGATACTGGAGGACAAATAGAACACGCAAGAAATGATTTATTTGTAAGAACGTATGGAGCACAGTTCAGGACACGTTTTTCACCGAATGTGAATACGGATATCGAATTAGGTTTTAAATATGAAAAAGAAAACCTGAAAGATCTTACCAACGAATGGAAATTGGTAGATTCTGCAGGATACAGCCTTCCGCACGCCGAGTTTGTTGATCCGAGAAATCCCGGTGATCTGGAATTAATGTACAATATTTCAGGGCAAAATCATATTCAGCCAACGAGAATGTCTGCCTATGCACAGTATTCTCAGAAGTTTTTCTGGGGAAGCAGCAAAGTATTTGTAAATGCCGGAGCGAGGGTAGCACACTGGAGTTTTAATAACGAAACTATTTTCTCTCCAAGAGCTCAGTTTGCCTTTAAGCCGGATTGGGATACGGATATGTTGTTCAGACTTTCGGGAGGAGTGTATTATCAGGCTCCTTTTTATAAGGAAATTAAAGATTTAGATGGTAATTTTAATTCAGATATAAAATCTCAGAGGTCAATTCAGGCTATTTTGGCTAATGATTATGAATTTTATTTTGATGACAGACCTTTCAAATTAACGACCGAGCTTTACTATAAAAAAATGAATAACCTGATTCCGTATTATATGGATAATGTGAGAATCCGTTATTCAGGGAAAAATAATGCGTCGGGTTACGCTTACGGGATTGATACCAGATTATTCGGGGAATTTGTTCCTGGTGTTGATTCTTGGTTATCTGCGAGTTATGCCAGAGTTTTCGAAAATATTGATGGAAAAGGTGATATTCCTAGACCAACAGACCAAAGGTTCAGATTTGCCATGTTTTACCAGGATTATATGCCGAGATTTCCTCAAATGCGTGTAAACCTTACTTTGGTATATGCAATGGGATTACCGACGGGGGCTCCGGTTCTTACCGATCCATATCAATACCAGAAAACGTTGCCTTCCTATAAGAGGGTAGATCTAGGACTTTCGTATGCATTTATAGATCCTAAAGAAAAGAAAGGTGGCTATGGATTTTGGGGCAATTTCGATGAGCTGACATTAGGTGTGCAGGTTTTCAATGCCTTCAACATCAGAAATACTGTTTCAAACCAGTGGATTACAGATTCTAATACCAATCTGATGTATCCGGTTCCGGTTCGTCTGACAGGGCGTTTCTTTAATGTGAAACTTGAATTTAAAATTAAATAA
- a CDS encoding HYC_CC_PP family protein yields MKKILAILFSVFYFGFSSGAVFSVHYCMEEFASISQKVDDICSKCGVKTKKDCCKTEIKVVKVDDSQKSDFLKIDFAKQITEVQQHEFLFVDKSFSATKFTQIQINAPPENRPVPIFIHHCNFRI; encoded by the coding sequence ATGAAAAAGATTCTGGCCATATTGTTCTCTGTTTTCTACTTCGGTTTTTCTTCCGGGGCGGTTTTCAGCGTTCATTATTGTATGGAGGAATTCGCTTCTATCAGCCAGAAAGTTGATGATATCTGTAGCAAATGCGGTGTTAAAACCAAAAAAGACTGCTGCAAAACAGAAATTAAAGTTGTAAAAGTTGATGATTCCCAAAAATCAGATTTTCTTAAAATTGATTTTGCAAAACAGATTACAGAAGTTCAGCAGCATGAATTTTTGTTCGTAGACAAATCTTTTTCAGCGACCAAATTCACCCAGATTCAGATCAATGCACCGCCGGAAAATCGGCCGGTTCCCATTTTTATCCATCATTGTAATTTTAGAATTTAG
- a CDS encoding DUF3347 domain-containing protein: MKKYIITAALSLFSIISLSAQSKKDAQVSKLYQNYIAIKSALASDDADKTSKAAVEFIKTASAVDYKVVSEGNLNILRKDATAISEARNITAQRETFYNLSDNMIGLTKEFKLSENPIYVQYCPMADGSWLSDEKKIVNPYYGSSMLSCGSVKSEIK; encoded by the coding sequence ATGAAAAAATATATCATTACAGCAGCATTATCTTTATTTTCAATCATTTCACTTTCAGCACAATCTAAAAAAGATGCACAGGTTTCTAAGCTGTATCAGAATTATATTGCTATAAAATCGGCTTTGGCTTCAGACGATGCAGATAAAACTTCAAAAGCTGCGGTAGAATTCATCAAAACCGCTTCCGCTGTTGATTATAAAGTGGTTTCTGAGGGAAATTTAAACATCCTTAGAAAAGACGCAACAGCTATTTCGGAAGCCAGAAATATTACGGCACAACGAGAAACTTTTTACAATTTATCAGACAACATGATCGGGCTTACAAAGGAATTCAAGCTTTCCGAAAATCCGATTTATGTGCAGTATTGTCCAATGGCAGACGGAAGCTGGCTGAGCGACGAAAAGAAAATTGTAAATCCATACTACGGAAGTTCTATGCTTTCTTGCGGAAGTGTTAAATCAGAGATTAAATAA